One window from the genome of Schistocerca piceifrons isolate TAMUIC-IGC-003096 chromosome 1, iqSchPice1.1, whole genome shotgun sequence encodes:
- the LOC124804873 gene encoding acanthoscurrin-2-like — MKALTTALLLTVLAAYCSATEEKTVQKRGLLGGYGGYGGGYGGYGGYGGGYGGYGGYGLSRGYGGYGGYGLGHGIGYGGYSRGISIGYGGLGGGYGGYGGYGGLGHGIGYGGYSRGISIGYGGLGGGYGGYGGYGGLGHGIGYGHHG; from the exons ATGAAGGCTCTG ACCACAGCCCTGTTGCTGACTGTGCTGGCAGCTTACTGCAGCGCTACTGAGGAGAAGACAGTGCAGAAGCGAGGCCTGCTGGGTGGCTACGGAGGCTACGGCGGAGGCTACGGTGGCTACGGAGGCTACGGTGGAGGCTACGGTGGCTACGGAGGCTACGGCCTGAGCCGCGGCTATGGCGGCTACGGAGGCTACGGTCTAGGCCACGGCATCGGCTACGGTGGCTACTCCCGCGGCATCAGCATCGGCTACGGTGGACTCGGAGGCGGCTACGGTGGCTACGGAGGCTACGGTGGTCTCGGCCACGGCATCGGCTACGGTGGCTACTCCCGAGGCATCAGCATCGGCTACGGTGGACTCGGAGGCGGCTACGGTGGCTACGGAGGCTACGGTGGTCTCGGCCACGGCATTGGCTACGGTCACCATGGCTGA